A DNA window from Panthera tigris isolate Pti1 chromosome X, P.tigris_Pti1_mat1.1, whole genome shotgun sequence contains the following coding sequences:
- the TSPYL2 gene encoding testis-specific Y-encoded-like protein 2, with the protein MDRQDEGPPAKARRLSSSEPAQHDQLPPPPPPPPPPPLLPPPPLLRLPLPPPEQRPRLQEETEAAQVLADMRGVGLGPALPPPPPYVILEEGGIRAYFTLGSGGPSWEPEMESGYGEAPPPTESLGTYSPSEAAGGSVEIDFQVVEPSGFAEENVLETCSAGHWAYQRLTGPGGKEEAIILVEDDDEDEKESVRKRRRRRKRKQRKVKKESKKNAEKIECILQALENIQLDLEAVNIKAGKAFLRLKRKFIQMRRPFLERRDLIIQHIPGFWVKAFLNHPKISILINRRDEDIFRYLTNLQVQDLRHISMGYKMKLYFQTNPYFTNMVIVKEFQRSRSGRLVSHSTPIRWHRGQEPQARRHRNQDTSHSFFSWFSNHSLPEADRIAEIIKNDLWVNPLRYYMMGEGGYRANRKKQEKEESKNRDKCEVVIMEDSDDYHIMEDIISETSDSDDITDNETIHDIKISDFMETTDCFETTDNEITNISESLCDSESPDHNESPDNETTDNNESPDDHETTDNNESSDDNETTDNNESADDNSENPDDENPDDNSENPEDNTDDNEENPDDNEENTDDNNKNPDGDENPNSAENPKGGNHGSSSDNQDSSDSDNEGDNEGSDDEDNDGNEGDNEGSDDDGNEGDNEGSDDDDRDIEDYRNDSDDPDKDQDNSNNQDDYEAEVENISEEGSSVEEEEDEGSEEDSEQEGEESDDEEVSEEEEEEEEEGIEDDFEGGEDSEDSDMEEVLQVQNVWANPGKRGKTG; encoded by the exons ATGGACCGCCAGGATGAGGGGCCTCCGGCCAAGGCCCGCCGCCTGAGCAGCTCCGAGCCCGCTCAGCACGACCAGCTGCCACCGCCTCCGCCGCCTCCGCCTCCCCCGCCACTCCTGCCTCCCCCGCCGCTCCTGCGACTGCCCCTGCCTCCACCCGAGCAGCGCCCGAGGCTCCAGGAGGAAACCGAGGCGGCACAGGTGCTGGCTGACAtgaggggggtggggctgggccccGCTCTGCCTCCGCCGCCGCCCTATGTCATTCTGGAGGAGGGGGGGATCCGCGCGTACTTCACCCTGGGTTCTGGGGGTCCCAGCTGGGAGCCTGAGATGGAGTCAGGGTATGGGGAGGCGCCCCCTCCCACGGAGAGCCTAGGAACATACTCTCCTTCGGAGGCTGCTGGGGGAAGTGTGGAGATTGACTTTCAGGTTGTGGAGCCCAGCGGTTTTGCTGAAGAGAATGTCCTAGAAACCTGTAGCGCAGGGCACTGGGCGTACCAGAGGTTAACCGGTccaggggggaaggaagaggctaTCATCCTAGTGGAAGATGACGATGAGGATGAAAAGGAAAGCGTGAGgaagcggaggaggaggaggaagaggaagcagaggaaggtgaagaaggaaagcaagaagaACGCCGAGAAGATAGAATGCATTCTGCAGGCACTGGAAAACATTCAACTGGACCTGGAGGCGGTGAACATCAAGGCAGGCAAGGCCTTCCTCCGTCTGAAGCGCAAGTTCATCCAGATGCGAAGACCCTTCCTGGAGCGCAGGGACCTCATCATCCAGCATATCCCAGGCTTCTGGGTCAAAGCA TTCCTCAACCACCCCAAAATTTCAATCTTGATCAACCGACGTGATGAAGACATTTTCCGCTACTTGACCAATCTGCAG GTACAGGATCTCAGACATATCTCCATGGGCTACAAGATGAAGCTGTATTTCCAGACAAACCCCTATTTCACAAACATGGTGATTGTCAAGGAGTTCCAGCGCAGCCGCTCTG GCCGGCTGGTGTCTCACTCAACTCCAATCCGCTGGCACCGGGGCCAGGAGCCCCAGGCCCGCAGGCACAGGAACCAGGACACCAGCCACAGCTTCTTCAGCTGGTTCTCAAACCACAGCCTCCCAGAGGCTGACAGGATTGCTGAG ATTATCAAAAATGACCTGTGGGTCAACCCTCTGCGCTACTACATGATGGGAGAAGGAGGCTACAGGGCAaacagaaagaagcaagaaaaggaagaaag TAAAAACAgggacaagtgtgaggtggtgaTTATGGAAGACTCTGACGACTATCACATAATGGAAGACATTATCAGCGAGACTTCAGACAGTGATGACATCACCGACAATGAGACTATTCATGACATCAAGATCTCTGACTTCATGGAGACCACCGACTGCTTTGAGACCACTGACAATGAGATAACCAACATTAGTGAGAGCCTCTGTGACAGTGAGAGCCCTGACCACAATGAGAGCCCTGACAATGAGACCACTGACAACAATGAGAGCCCCGATGACCACGAGACCACTGATAATAATGAGAGCTCTGATGACAACGAGACCACTGACAACAACGAAAGTGCCGATGACAACAGTGAGAACCCTGACGATGAGAACCCTGACGACAACAGTGAGAACCCTGAAGACAACACTGATGACAACGAAGAGAACCCTGATGACAATGAAGAAAATACTGATGACAACAATAAGAATCCTGATGGTGATGAGAACCCTAATAGTGCCGAGAATCCCAAAGGTGGCAACCATGGCAGCAGCAGTGATAACCAGGACAGCAGTGACAGTGACAATGAAGGAGACAATGAGGGCAGTGATGATGAAGATAATGATGGCAATGAAGGTGACAATGAAGGCAGCGATGATGATGGCAATGAAGGTGACAATGAAGGCAGTGATGATGACGACAGAGACATCGAAGATTACAGGAATGATAGTGATGACCCTGACAAGGATCAGGATAACAGCAACAACCAGGATGACTATGAGGCCGAAGTGGAGAACATCTCTGAAGAAGGATCCTCagtggaggaagaagaagatGAGGGCAGTGAGGAAG ACAGTGAGCAAGAAGGTGAGGAGAGTGACGATGAGGAAGTaagcgaggaggaggaggaagaggaggaagaagggatcGAAGACGACTTCGAAGGAGGGGAAGACTCTGAAGACTCCGACATGGAGGAGGTGCTTCAGGTCCAAAATGTTTGGGCCAACCCGGGGAAGAGGGGCAAAACTGGATAA